From the Megalops cyprinoides isolate fMegCyp1 chromosome 21, fMegCyp1.pri, whole genome shotgun sequence genome, one window contains:
- the LOC118768991 gene encoding XK-related protein 8-like has protein sequence MECSTFSTYSWLDFAFAVIGVCTFLFDVGSDLWVAKEFYVEGDFFWFGVLVSFMVLSSVVVQMFSWFWYKYDRELQGFQTAGENVLLCSDGRCKLYCWLHVLQLGFFFRHISAIKEGFQVWWQRKRGSEYAVYMTHDLSMLRLIETFCESAPQLTLMLYIMLRTNRARTMQYVSVAASTSSVAWMVVDYHRSLRSFLPDKAQQGWGSSVLYFLWNLLLIAPRVGAVALFASVLPAYIAVHFLSLWPALVLWAWRQETDFMDSAGGEWLYRATVGLIWYFSWFNVTEGRTRGRSTIYHSLMVADGAILLLTWWWYRDPDLTQSYAGGLLLALPLAYLVGLLLKGLYYTCSHPKLYSQSGQAGEDVPDAQEPRQFHSLQTAVSSPLWNKRMAGHAQYFYSTGSPQPLVSRNRNKSTSAISEREQTYL, from the exons ATGGAATGCTCTACCTTCTCTACGTACTCATGGCTGGATTTCGCCTTCGCGGTAATTGGAGTTTGCACCTTCCTGTTCGATGTGGGATCCGATCTGTGGGTCGCCAAGGAGTTCTACGTGGAGGGCGACTTCTTCTGGTTCGGGGTGTTGGTCTCCTTCATGGTTCTGTCCTCCGTCGTCGTTCAGATGTTCAGCTGGTTCTGGTATAAATACGACCGGGAGCTCCAGGGCTTCCAAACAGCTGGCGAAAATGTGCTTCTGTGCAGCGATGGACGCTGCAAGCTGTACTGTTGGCTGCATGTTCTACAGCTTGGATTCTTCTTCAG GCACATCTCAGCCATCAAGGAGGGGTTCCAGGTGTGGTGGCAACGGAAGCGCGGCTCAGAGTACGCCGTGTACATGACCCACGACCTCAGCATGCTGCGACTGATCGAGACCTTCTGCGAGAGCGCCCCCCAGCTGACCCTCATGCTCTACATCATGCTCCGCACCAACCGGGCGCGCACCATGCAGT ACGTGAGTGTGGCGGCCTCCACCTCCTCCGTGGCCTGGATGGTGGTGGACTACCACCGCTCCCTGCGCTCCTTCCTACCGGACAAGGCCCAGCAGGGGTGGGGCTCTTCTGTCCTCTACTTCCTGTGGAACCTCCTGCTGATTGCTCCACGTGTGGGCGCCGTGGCCCTGTTCGCCTCCGTCCTGCCCGCCTACATCGCTgtccacttcctgtccctgtgGCCGGCGCTGGTCCTGTGGGCCTGGCGGCAGGAGACGGACTTCATGGACAGCGCCGGGGGAGAGTGGCTCTACCGGGCCACCGTGGGCCTCATCTGGTACTTCAGCTGGTTCAACGTGACGGAGGGCCGGACCAGGGGTAGGAGCACCATCTACCACTCCCTCATGGTGGCCGATGGAGCCATCCTGCTGCTCACCTGGTGGTGGTACAGGGACCCCGATCTGACGCAGTCCTACGCGGGGGGCCTGCTGCTGGCGCTGCCCCTGGCCTACCTCGTGGGCCTGCTTCTCAAAGGCCTGTACTACACCTGCTCCCACCCCAAGCTGTACAGCCAAAGCGGTCAGGCAGGGGAGGATGTGCCTGATGCCCAGGAGCCCCGTCAGTTCCACTCCCTTCAGACCGCTGTCTCATCACCGCTGTGGAATAAGAGGATGGCCGGCCACGCCCAATATTTCTACTCCACAGGTTCACCCCAGCCTCTTGTCAGCAGGAACAGGAATAAATCTACCAGCGCTATCTCTGAAAGGGAACAAACCTACCTATAG